The following is a genomic window from Deltaproteobacteria bacterium.
GACCAGAGTCGCAGGAGCATCGCCCTCTTGAGCACGAACCGGTCGCGTCGATCAGAGACGGCGAGCCGGTAGAGGAAGCGCTCGAGGCAGTAGCTGGTGAGCAGCGTCTGGTAGTCGTCACCCGTCTGTCTCGCCCGGTTCAGCAGGCGTGCGGCCACCGAGGCGGCAAGGTTGGCCATGCCAGCGCGCGTCATGCGATCGCGTCCAGGTAGGGCTGCATGACCCGGGCAACCCGGCAGATCCGGGCAAAGCGGGCAAGATCGTTCGCACCGCCGCGGTGCTTCCGACTGAAGTCGCGCAGTGCCTCCACGGCGACGTCGATGCCGATCTTGTTGCGGTACTTGAAGCAGTCGGCCACCGTCTTGGCGGCCGAATAGACCCGCAGGGTGACGCCCTCCGCCCGGCGTTCCTCGATGCCTTCCGTGAGCGCCTCGCCGGAGAAGCGTGCGATCCGCAGGCGCGGGTAGTCGAGCCGCGGGCGGCGCGCCTTCTCGGGAAGCGCGACCCAGACCTCGGCCGGCGATTGCGTGGTGAGACCGTGGAGTCGTAGCGCCGTGAGCAGGCAGAAGATGCCGTCGGGAACGCGGGTGGCGACTTGCGCCAGCGTGTGCTCCGCCGTGATCGAATGGCGAGCAGCGACATAAACGCCCCGAGCCTCTCGCACCACCAGTCCCTGGTCCACGAGGCGAGCAAGCTGCGCGCGGGTAATGTCGTAGGCCGCGAGATCCCTGGGGCGCGTGATTCCCTTCTGCTCGATGAGCCGCAGCGCTCGTTCCTTGATCGGTTTCGCCATGGTTCCCGGATGATACGAAACGTCGGGGGTTGTCGACAAGCCCCGACGTATCAGTACTAGGCAGTACGGCGCAAAATGTCGGCCCTTGCGAGCATTTGCCGACATTCCGCGTAGTCAGCTCACCCGCCCCCCCGTCACCTCCGCCAGCATCCGCACGATGTCGCCCTCGATGGCGCGGATGTCGGCCTCGATCGCCTCGAGCGGGCGGGGCGGGGTGTAGCGATAGAAGTAGCGGTTGAAGTTGATCTCGTAGCCGATGACGCCGACGCGGCCGTCCCGCGGGTCGCGCTTCCGGATGTCGATCCAGGCGTCCGGCACGTGCGGGCGGACCTCGCGGTCGAAGAAGGTCCGCACGCTCGCCGGCACGCCATCCGCTCCGGCGGGATCGTCGCCATCGGGGAGCGGCACGCTCTCGGTGTCGCGCAGCTCGGGATCGGGCTCGGGGTTGCCGTCTTTGTCGCGGCAGATCGCGGCGGTTTCGTCGCGCTCGGAGAGGGCCGACAGGATCGCCTTCCCGGCCGGCGCCGGGAGTTTGAGGCCAGCCTTGCGGGTCGCGGCGCCGAGTGCGCGCTCGAACTCGTCGCGGTCCTTGAAAAGCGTCTCGGGCAGGCCGCGCAGCAGGGCGCGGATGGCATCCTGGAGCTTCCGTCCTTCGGCCTGTTCCTCGGCACCGGCGGCGCCCTTCTTCTTCGACTGGGCGAGATTCTGGAATCCCTTCTCGTCGTCGAGCCGCGCGATGCGCTCGGGCGTCGCCTGGAAATTGAGCCGCAGCGGTCGCTCGACGGTGATCTTGCGGAGGCCGAAGTGCGTGGTCGGGAAGACACGGCTCACGACCAAATCTTCTTCTTCCTTCCCGTCCTTCGTGATCCGGCGCGTGTCGCCGTCCCGGAAGTCGGCGAGGATCCTCAGGATGTCCTGCGCGCGCTCCGGCGGAATCTCGCGGCGTTTGTCGCCGAGGCTCTTGCGCATCGGCACCCAGAAGCCGCTCGCGTCGATGAGCTGGACCTTGCCCTCGCGGGCCGCCGCCTTGCGGTTGGTCACGACCCAGACATAGGTCGCGATCCCGGTGTTGTAGAAGAGCTGCTCCGGCAGCGCGATCAGCGCCTCGAGCAGGTCGTGCTCCAGGATGAAGCGCCGGATTTCGCTCTCGCCGCTGCCGGCGTCGCCCGTGAACAGCGGCGAGCCGTTCATGATGACGGCGATGCGCGAGCCGCCTTCCTTCGGTTCCTTCACGTGCGCCAGCATGTGCAGCAGGAACAGGAGCTGGCCGTCGCTGATCCGCGGCAAGCCCGGGGCGAAGCGACCCGAAGCGCCGCGCTCGTGCTCGGCCCGCACGGCGTCCTCGTCGCGCTTCCAATCCTTGCCGTAGGGCGGGTTGGCGATCAGGTAGTCGAAGCCCCGGCCGGCGTGCCGGTCGTTCGACAGCACGGTGCCGTAGGCGATGTTGTCGGCGTCGCGTCCGGTCGGGTCCTTCATGAAAAAGTCCGACTTCGAGACGGCCCAGGTTTCCGGGTTCACCTCCTGCCCGAAGAGGTGCATCTCCGCGTTCGGGTTGATCGCGGGCCGCAGCAGATCGCCGTTCTTGCGCAAGCCGACGGTGACGTGCTCCTTGGTGATCATCAGCATGCCGCCTGAACCGCAGCAGGGGTCGTATACCGTGCAGACGACGCCCTTACGGCGCATTCGCGCTTCGTCGCCGGCCAGCATCAGGTCCACCATCAGGTGAACCACGTCGCGCGGCGTGAAGTGCTCGCCGGGGTTCTCGTTCAGCGCCTCGTTGAACTTGCGGATCAGCTCTTCGAAGATCGTGCCCATCGTCGGGTTGTCGATTCTGTCCGGGTGCAGGTCGACCTTCTTGAAGCGCTCGAGCACCTGGAACAGCAGCCCCGCTTCGTCGAGCTTGCTGATCGTGTTGTCGAAGTCGAACTTCTCCAGCACCTCGCGCATGTTGGGGCTGAAGCCGGCGATGTAGTTGCGCAGATTGGCGGCGAGGTGCGGCGCGTCGGCGAGGAGCTTCTCGAAGTCGTACCGGGAGGTGTTGTAGAAGGCGAACCCGGATGCACGCCGGAGCTGGGCATCGAGATCCCCGAGCCCCTGGCCCTTGAGCTGCGCTCGACGCTTGAGAACAGCGTCTTTCGTGCCAGCAAGCACGCAATCCAGGCGGCGGAGTACCGTGAGGGGTAGGATCACGTCCTGGTACTTCCCGCGCTTGAAAGTGTCGCGGATGAGGTCCGCGACCCCCCAGAGGAAGCTGACGATCTCGCTATGGTTCACGGGCACACGCTCCGGTCCAGTCTTGGTTCTCGCAACGAGCCCTCGGGCTGTCTAACGTCTGGCGAGTCAGCCGCGCGTCGTCGAGCACGTGGGTCGCGAACGCGTGCCGGACCCCCGCATCATACGGACTTCCGCGGCATCGCGCTTCGCTCGCGTTCATCGCGCGACAGGGCGTCCCACCAGTCGAATCCCGGCTCCTTGGGGCACACGCGGCTGATCTCCCGACTGATGGCGGCGAAGCGTCCGATCTCCGGATAGAGGAGGGGTTTCCCGCTGGTCATCAACGCGACCGTGATCTGCCGTTCGGGATCGGCCCAGCCCAGGACGGTGATGAAGCCGATGTGGCCGAAGGCATGGAACGTGTCCGGCCCCCAGAAGCTCATCCAGCGGCTGCCGAGCATGAATCCCATGCCGTAGCGTACCGGCATGGCGAGCGAGAAATCGAACTCGAGATACGACTGCTCGGAGACGGCACGCCGGATCGTGCGGGGCTCGAAAATACGGACACCGTCGAGCTCGCCGCCGTTCAGCAGCAGCTGGTAGAAGCGGCTGAGCTCGTTGGCGGTCGCGATCACGTTGCCCGAGGGGACGATGGCGGTCAGATACCGAGGATCGTTGCCCAGCTCGGGAACGCGCTCGAACTCGACGCCGAGGAAACGGCGGAAGATCCACGAGACGGGGGGGAGTACGGGAAGGCCGGTGAAGTGATTCGAGGCGACCCGATCGACGTCCTCGGGCGCGACGCCGTAGTTCATCCAGCGAAATCCGAGCCGCTCCAGGATCTCGCACGCGAGCACGGTGCGAATGTCGTCGCCGGTGACGCGACGGACGATCTCGCCCAGGAGAAATCCTCCACTGATGGCATGGTAGGCGAGCCGCCGTCCGGCTCGCGAGACGGGCCGGGCGGCACAGAGCATGCGCAGGATCTCGGCGGGCTCATTCAGCAGGTCGAGGCGCATCGCCTCGGGCGGAATGTTGGGGACGCCCGCGCGGTGGGTGAGGACGTGCCGGATGGTGATCCATCGCTTCCCGTGCATCGCGAACTCCGGAATGTATTCGCACACCGGGTCGTCGAGATGGAGCAGGTGCTGCTGGTCGAGCAGGTGGATCAGCATCGCGGTTACGGCCTTGCTTGCGGAGAAGACGTTGAAGGGCGTATCCGGCGTCGCGAGCGTCCGCTGACCGTCGGCCGGATCGTGCGGACCTCCACCTTTCGCATAACCGATGGCCCGGTCGATCACGACCTTGCCCCGGCGACGGATGCAGAGCTGCATGGCCGGGTGCACCCCGGCCGCGTAGAGCGACTCGACGGCCCTCCAGATCGCGTCGATGCCCGCGCCATCGAGCCCCACGGAGCGCGGATCGACCTCCCGGTCGGTCGCGATCGTCGTCACCGATTCGATGGATCCCGAGACGGGGACGCGGGTGACCAGAGAAAGCATTGCGGATTCTCGCACGAACTCGGCTACCGTGCCAGGAGCCGCACCGCTCTGATCGCCTTCGACCATCACGGCGCACACGTGCGCTTGCCGATCCTGCGTCGCGACCGACTGCTATTCGCACGACGCGAAGGTGCAGAAGCCGTCCATGAACTTGCCGTCGCAGTAGTGGCACCAGTAGAGGGTGTCGTCGTTGCAGTCCGCGTCCGGGCAGACCGACGGTCCGCCCGGACCGCCGCAGAAGGTCGGCGGCAGATTGCCCATGTTGCCGCAGCAGCTGCTCGCGGTCGCGAAGCATTCGGGGTCGGACGCGATCCGCTCGGGCGTGCAGCAGGTCTTGAGCTGGGGATGGCAGCACTCGGTCGGCCCGCAGCCCGCCGGATCGCCGGGCGCGCAACCGCAGGTGCAATCTCCCCGGCAGCCGCCGGGACACGGTGAGTCGTCGGTGAGCTCGCACTCCTCGTTGGGATCGAGCTTGCCGTCGCCGCACTGCCCGCAGCCGCCGCAGTCGGGCTCGCAGTACCCGGGACGGGGTGCGCTCAGCGCGTTGCAGATTTCGCGATCGTTGCCGTCGCAGATCTCGCCGGGCTCCTTCACGCCGTTGCCGCACATCGGGCCCTGCCGGCACGTGCAGTCCGACAGGCACGTGCCGGGGCACGCGCCGTCCGCGGCGCCGTCGCACTCCTCGTCGCCGTTCACCTTGCCGTCGCCGCAACCGCGCACCTCGACCGAGGCGCAGGCCGTGCCGAGATACGGCGCGTCGGGATCGGTGCGGATCGAGACGCTCATGGCGTCCGTGCCGACGTCCTCCTCGTCGGCCTCGTAGGTGACGGTCGGCGCGACGGTCTCGAACACGCCGCCCTCGTTGCCCATGCCGTCCTTCAAGAGGCCGGCCGACGTCGTGCTGGTCCACGCATGGCGGAGCTCGCAGTCGCCGGTGTTCTCGACGTGCGGTGTGAGCACGACGGCCTCTCCGTTCTCGAGCGACGAGGTCGGCGGAGTCACCGTCGGCTTGCCGGCGTAGGCGAGGTGCGAGTCGCCGATCATGTGGAAGGTCGCGGGCGGCAGGTCGACGCGGCGGATCCCCTTCGGGGCGAGCCGCTTGACGGGCGCCGGATCGATCTTCACCGAACGCGCGAACGCGTCGCCGGTCGTCAGCAGGTGCTCCGCAATGTCCGGCACGAGCTGCCCCGTGACGACCCTTGCGAACGTCGTGCTCGTGGAGCCGACGTAGCCGAAGAACGTTCGCGCTCCCTTCTGGCGGAAGACGGCCGCTTCAACCGGGTCCTCGGCGCTGTGGCACTGGCTCGCGTAGACGAAGCCCTTGTCGAACTGCCCGCCGATCCGCCTCAGATACTCGGGCGCAAAGGCCCAGACGTTGAGGCCGCCCCCGTGGAGCTCTTCCGGGATGCCGATCACGAACGTCTCGTAGCGCTTGGTGGGGTCGGCGAAGGTCTGGTCGAACGCCTCCATCTCGGTCGCGGTCTGATCGGTCACGATCTCGACGTGGCCGTGGTCGTCCAGGAATCCGTGGGTCGAGAAGAAGAGCGCCGACGCCGAGGTGACGTCGAGCACGGACGCCAGCGTGAGCTGCTTCACCGTCGTGGTGATCGGCAGGCACGAGTCGTCGAAAGCGGTCTTGGCTTTCGGCCAGTCGTCGGTGACCGGAAAGTATGCCGTCGTGAGGATGATTGCCTTCCGGTTGCCGATCAGGGTGCGGTCGGGCGCGGGAGGGCACGTCGCGGCACGGGCGCCGGCAGGTTGCGCGCGCCCGGCCGGTGGCGCGACGCCGCCTTCGTCGCGAGTGGCCGCGCCCTGCGTGACCGACGCGGTGTCGCTCGGCCGGGCGCTCAACAGGATGCCCCCCTGGAGGCCGGACGCGTAGCGGATCACGATGTCGAGGCCGTTGGCGCCGAGCCGCGCCTCGGCGACGCCGGGGAGCGCGGCGATCGCGCGGAGCGCGGCGAGTCGGGCGTTCAGCGAGTCGTCGAGGAGGGTCCGCTGCTCGGTCCAGATCCGGAGCGCGGCGTCCTGGGCGGCGAAGAGCGTCGTGACGTCGGCTTCGGTGAGCTCCGGCACCACCGGGATGCGGATCGGCGCGGAGGCGACGACCGTCCCGCCGACGGTTGCCTGCGCGACGAACGTCTGCTCGCCGAGCGCCGGCCCCGTCACGGTCGCGGTGCACGCGCGGAGGCCGTCGCCCGCGACGAGGTCGCCGCTCGCGGCGCCGCCGTCGTCGACGAGCAGGCAGACCGGCGGATCGACGGGCACGCCCGCGTCGAGACGGCGCACCGCCGCGCCGCCGCCGTCCGGCACGAGGCCGGCGGCGAGGCTCGCCTGGAAGACGAGGCTCGTCGGCGTGGCCACGGTGACGGCAGGCGGCATCGCGCGGAGCGTTCCCGTCAGCAGGCACGGCGATCCCGGATGCTTCTTCGGGAGGCCGTACTTCACCGCCTTCGGCTTCGTGGGCGGTTTCGTCGGCGGTTTGCCGAGGCGTTCGAGCGGCAGCAGCGCGCACGCGACGTCGTCGTCGGCGCGCAGCCGCGCCGTGAAGGTGGCGGGCAGCGGCGGCACCAGGAGACCCGAGCCCTTCGCTGCGAAGCGGCGCTTCTTGAGGTCGATCACGAGCTGCGAGACGCCGGGCGTGCGACTCGGCCCCTTGAAGGTGAGCTTCGTCTTCGTGCGCTTGAAGTCGGCGGCGCTGAGTCCGAGCGTCACGCCGTCGAGCTCGAAGACGATGCGGGATGCCGCCGCGAGGTCGAGCCCGGCGGGGTCGCGCGCGTCGAGCTCGCCCTTGATGGCGAACGCATCGCCTTTCGCGGGGTGCACGACCACGCCCACGGACTTGATGGTGAGGGCGGGGGCGGCGGCCGGAATCAGCAGGACGAGGAGCACCGCACCGAGGACGGAGGAACGCGAGTCGGGCGGGAGGGGTCGCGGCATGGAGCACCGGACGAAACGTCCTTCCGCTAGCATGGAAGTACGGCGCGAGGCGACCGGAATCTACCCAGCCGCGACCCGGACACCTCGCGAGCACCTCGTCGACGGCTCAGCGGCGCCGCCGCCGAGCCGTCCGGGGCATGAGACCGCTCAGCAGCAGTTCCTCGGCTTGTCGAATCGCATCGCTCGGCGAGAGGCCGACCGCGGCGAGAAACGCGGGATCCATCACGCGCTGGACGGCCGCGAAGAACACCTCGGCGGCCAACCGGCTGTCGAAGCGCCGAAACGCTCCTTGCCGAATGCCGTCCCGGATGAGCGCCTCGGCCTCCTTCCGGCGTACGGCCTGGTGCCGCTGCAAGAGGCGCTTGGCCGCAGGAAAGGCCGCGACGTCGGCGAAGAACGACTGGCTCGCGCCGCGCAGCTCGGTCACTCCGGGCTCGACCAACGCGACGATGCGCTCGCGGATGTCGTGACGCGCCGACGACGCCTCGATGCCCTTGCGGCGAATACGGGCCAGGCAACGGTCCAGCACCCGCAACACCAAAGCGGGCTTGGTCTCGGCCAGCTGATAGAGCGTCTGACGCGAGCAGCGAAGGCGGCGGACCAGATCGCCGATCGTGACCTTGCGGAAGCCCTCGCCGAGGAAGATCTGCTCCAGCCCTTCCAGGATCTGCTCGGCGCGCGGCGATGCTCTCGTTGACTTCACAGCTGCGGCCCGCTACCCCACAGGTAACAGGCGTACCAGAATCGTGCAATTGGTACACCGGAGGCTCGGCTGGAATGCGTGCGATGGCCAGCGAAGGTCGACCGTATTGGAACATGGACGTCGAGCCGTGGCTCGGCGGCGAGCGCATCGCGACGCTGCAGCTCGAGCGGCTCCGCGCCCGCGTCGGGGGACTTCTCGACCACGCACCGTACTTCGCGCGCCGCCTACGCGAACGTGGCGTGACCCGACCTGCCGACATCGGCTCCCTCGCGGATTGGCAGCGGGCGCTGCCGCCGTTCACCAAGGCGGATTACCGCGATCTCTTCGAGGCCTGCGGCGGCGATGTGTACCGCCTGCTCGACGACACGCTGCCGGTTCCGCTCGAAGACCTCGTCTGCATGGCCGCCACCTCGGGAACCACCGGCGATCCTCAGCCCTATCCTTTTACGCGGAGCGATCTCGATGACCTGTGGGGAGAGTTCATGCGCCGGGCGCGCTGGCGAGCCGGGGTGCGACCGGGCGATCGTCTCGTCCACGCCTTCGCGCTCTCGATGTTCGCCGCCGGCGTCCCCCCGCTGCAGTCGAGCCGTGACGACGGCACGATGACGATCCCGGTCGGCGCCGAGGGCGGAGTCGCGCGCATTCTCAAAACGGCAAAGTTCTTCCGCGGCAACGTCCTGTCCTGCACCCCGTCCCTGGCCGAGCACATGATCGAGCGTGCGCCGGAGATCCTCGGCGAAGTGATCGCGTCGCTCGGCATCAAGGTGCTGCTGTGCGGCGGCGAACCAGGAGCCGGCATCCCCGAGGTGCGCAAGCGCATCGAGTCGGCGTACGGCGCACGGCTCTTCGACGCCGGCGCCGGGTTCGGCGTCTCCTGTCGCCATCCGGAGTACCAGGGAATGCACTGGGTCGCCGATGACCTCGCGATCTACGAGCTCATGGATCCGCACAGCCACGAGTCGGTCGCGCTCGCCGACGGCGCCGAAGGCGAGGCGGTCTTCACCACCCTCGTCGGCGGCGGGCTCGGCTGGACGCGCCTCACGCTCGGCGACATTCACCGCATCGAGGTATCGCCGTGTCCCTGCGGCGCGACGGGGCTGCGGTATCGCATCATCGGCCGCGTCGACGACATGCTCAAGGTGAAGGGCGTGATCGTCTACCCGGCCGCCATCGACAGCGTGATCGCGAGCTTCATCCCGCGTGTCACCGGCGAGTTTCGCATCCTCCTCGACGAGCCGCCGCCGCGCGTCGTGCCGCCGCTCACGCTGCGCGTCGAGCGCGGCGAGCATACGGCGGACTCCGATCTCGCCGCGCTCGAGGCGGACGTGCTCCGCGCGATGAAGG
Proteins encoded in this region:
- a CDS encoding type IV toxin-antitoxin system AbiEi family antitoxin domain-containing protein: MAKPIKERALRLIEQKGITRPRDLAAYDITRAQLARLVDQGLVVREARGVYVAARHSITAEHTLAQVATRVPDGIFCLLTALRLHGLTTQSPAEVWVALPEKARRPRLDYPRLRIARFSGEALTEGIEERRAEGVTLRVYSAAKTVADCFKYRNKIGIDVAVEALRDFSRKHRGGANDLARFARICRVARVMQPYLDAIA
- a CDS encoding SAM-dependent DNA methyltransferase; protein product: MNHSEIVSFLWGVADLIRDTFKRGKYQDVILPLTVLRRLDCVLAGTKDAVLKRRAQLKGQGLGDLDAQLRRASGFAFYNTSRYDFEKLLADAPHLAANLRNYIAGFSPNMREVLEKFDFDNTISKLDEAGLLFQVLERFKKVDLHPDRIDNPTMGTIFEELIRKFNEALNENPGEHFTPRDVVHLMVDLMLAGDEARMRRKGVVCTVYDPCCGSGGMLMITKEHVTVGLRKNGDLLRPAINPNAEMHLFGQEVNPETWAVSKSDFFMKDPTGRDADNIAYGTVLSNDRHAGRGFDYLIANPPYGKDWKRDEDAVRAEHERGASGRFAPGLPRISDGQLLFLLHMLAHVKEPKEGGSRIAVIMNGSPLFTGDAGSGESEIRRFILEHDLLEALIALPEQLFYNTGIATYVWVVTNRKAAAREGKVQLIDASGFWVPMRKSLGDKRREIPPERAQDILRILADFRDGDTRRITKDGKEEEDLVVSRVFPTTHFGLRKITVERPLRLNFQATPERIARLDDEKGFQNLAQSKKKGAAGAEEQAEGRKLQDAIRALLRGLPETLFKDRDEFERALGAATRKAGLKLPAPAGKAILSALSERDETAAICRDKDGNPEPDPELRDTESVPLPDGDDPAGADGVPASVRTFFDREVRPHVPDAWIDIRKRDPRDGRVGVIGYEINFNRYFYRYTPPRPLEAIEADIRAIEGDIVRMLAEVTGGRVS
- a CDS encoding beta-lactamase family protein, giving the protein MLSLVTRVPVSGSIESVTTIATDREVDPRSVGLDGAGIDAIWRAVESLYAAGVHPAMQLCIRRRGKVVIDRAIGYAKGGGPHDPADGQRTLATPDTPFNVFSASKAVTAMLIHLLDQQHLLHLDDPVCEYIPEFAMHGKRWITIRHVLTHRAGVPNIPPEAMRLDLLNEPAEILRMLCAARPVSRAGRRLAYHAISGGFLLGEIVRRVTGDDIRTVLACEILERLGFRWMNYGVAPEDVDRVASNHFTGLPVLPPVSWIFRRFLGVEFERVPELGNDPRYLTAIVPSGNVIATANELSRFYQLLLNGGELDGVRIFEPRTIRRAVSEQSYLEFDFSLAMPVRYGMGFMLGSRWMSFWGPDTFHAFGHIGFITVLGWADPERQITVALMTSGKPLLYPEIGRFAAISREISRVCPKEPGFDWWDALSRDERERSAMPRKSV
- a CDS encoding TetR/AcrR family transcriptional regulator, with the protein product MKSTRASPRAEQILEGLEQIFLGEGFRKVTIGDLVRRLRCSRQTLYQLAETKPALVLRVLDRCLARIRRKGIEASSARHDIRERIVALVEPGVTELRGASQSFFADVAAFPAAKRLLQRHQAVRRKEAEALIRDGIRQGAFRRFDSRLAAEVFFAAVQRVMDPAFLAAVGLSPSDAIRQAEELLLSGLMPRTARRRRR
- a CDS encoding phenylacetate--CoA ligase family protein encodes the protein MASEGRPYWNMDVEPWLGGERIATLQLERLRARVGGLLDHAPYFARRLRERGVTRPADIGSLADWQRALPPFTKADYRDLFEACGGDVYRLLDDTLPVPLEDLVCMAATSGTTGDPQPYPFTRSDLDDLWGEFMRRARWRAGVRPGDRLVHAFALSMFAAGVPPLQSSRDDGTMTIPVGAEGGVARILKTAKFFRGNVLSCTPSLAEHMIERAPEILGEVIASLGIKVLLCGGEPGAGIPEVRKRIESAYGARLFDAGAGFGVSCRHPEYQGMHWVADDLAIYELMDPHSHESVALADGAEGEAVFTTLVGGGLGWTRLTLGDIHRIEVSPCPCGATGLRYRIIGRVDDMLKVKGVIVYPAAIDSVIASFIPRVTGEFRILLDEPPPRVVPPLTLRVERGEHTADSDLAALEADVLRAMKERLKITPHILWAAPYEYERSSHKTRFIELTGKAPVRPS